The following are from one region of the Juglans regia cultivar Chandler chromosome 10, Walnut 2.0, whole genome shotgun sequence genome:
- the LOC109015722 gene encoding uncharacterized protein LOC109015722 isoform X2 — translation MAFYMFCLHIPLSFGGLSVVAAILHEPLLDPQTEAISLLIAQILELIATLLLLQWTAKPRYKFLNLFRANKLSRERNWLLASVLGFGFLFLLVFLTSILADRLIGPKAVNNPIVKEILLSSDISKAACVAVYCIVTPLLEETVYRGFLLTSISSTMKWQKAVFVSSVIFSAAHFSGENFLQLSIIGCVLGCSYCWTGNLSSSIVIHSLYNALTLMLTLLS, via the exons ATGGCCTTTTACATGTTCTGTCTGCATATTCCTTTGAGTTTCGGAGGCTTGTCTGTGGTTGCTGCGATATTGCATGAACCTCTTCTTGATCCACAGACTGAG GCAATATCACTTCTTATAGCTCAAATTCTAGAGCTCATTGCAACTCTGTTGCTTCTACAGTGGACTGCTAAGCCTAGATACAAGTTTTTGAACTTATTTAGAGCCAACAAATTATCAAGAGAGCGGAACTGGTTGTTGGCATCAGTACTAGGATTTGGGTTTCTATTTCTGTTGGTGTTTCTTACATCAATCCTAGCTGACAGATTGATTGGACCCAAG GCTGTTAACAACCCCATAGTGAAGGAGATCCTCCTGAGCAGTGACATCTCAAAAGCAGCTTGTGTAGCTGTTTACTGTATTGTGACACCTCTTTTGGAAGAAACTGTTTATAGAGGTTTTCTTTTGACATCAATTTCATCAACAATGAAATGGCAGAAAGCAGTCTTCGTAAGTTCAGTCATCTTTAGCGCTGCACACTTCTCTGGTGAGAACTTTTTACAGTTGTCCATCATTGGGTGCGTCCTTGGATGCTCTTATTGCTGGACTGGAAACTTAAGTTCCTCCATTGTCATACATTCTCTGTACAATGCCTTGACCCTCATGTTAACGTTGTTGTCatga
- the LOC109015722 gene encoding uncharacterized protein LOC109015722 isoform X1, whose amino-acid sequence MILLQCASVYLTRPKFSIESRKLPDFFLSPNSFLRSSIFKSKPSSKASFKRSCTQNEDAHEASIQGFSVLAGDIPWDRGSIWSTMAFYMFCLHIPLSFGGLSVVAAILHEPLLDPQTEAISLLIAQILELIATLLLLQWTAKPRYKFLNLFRANKLSRERNWLLASVLGFGFLFLLVFLTSILADRLIGPKAVNNPIVKEILLSSDISKAACVAVYCIVTPLLEETVYRGFLLTSISSTMKWQKAVFVSSVIFSAAHFSGENFLQLSIIGCVLGCSYCWTGNLSSSIVIHSLYNALTLMLTLLS is encoded by the exons atgatattgtTACAGTGCGCTTCTGTTTATCTTACACGACCCAAATTTAGCATAGAATCTAGGAAACTGCCAGATTTCTTTCTATCTCCAAATTCTTTCCTCCGTTCCTCCATATTCAAATCTAAGCCAAGCTCGAAAGCTTCTTTCAAGCGTTCTTGCACGCAAAATGAAGACGCCCACGAAGCCTCTATTCAG GGGTTCTCGGTGCTGGCAGGAGATATTCCTTGGGATAGAGGGAGTATATGGAGCACCATGGCCTTTTACATGTTCTGTCTGCATATTCCTTTGAGTTTCGGAGGCTTGTCTGTGGTTGCTGCGATATTGCATGAACCTCTTCTTGATCCACAGACTGAG GCAATATCACTTCTTATAGCTCAAATTCTAGAGCTCATTGCAACTCTGTTGCTTCTACAGTGGACTGCTAAGCCTAGATACAAGTTTTTGAACTTATTTAGAGCCAACAAATTATCAAGAGAGCGGAACTGGTTGTTGGCATCAGTACTAGGATTTGGGTTTCTATTTCTGTTGGTGTTTCTTACATCAATCCTAGCTGACAGATTGATTGGACCCAAG GCTGTTAACAACCCCATAGTGAAGGAGATCCTCCTGAGCAGTGACATCTCAAAAGCAGCTTGTGTAGCTGTTTACTGTATTGTGACACCTCTTTTGGAAGAAACTGTTTATAGAGGTTTTCTTTTGACATCAATTTCATCAACAATGAAATGGCAGAAAGCAGTCTTCGTAAGTTCAGTCATCTTTAGCGCTGCACACTTCTCTGGTGAGAACTTTTTACAGTTGTCCATCATTGGGTGCGTCCTTGGATGCTCTTATTGCTGGACTGGAAACTTAAGTTCCTCCATTGTCATACATTCTCTGTACAATGCCTTGACCCTCATGTTAACGTTGTTGTCatga